From the genome of Solibacillus sp. FSL H8-0538:
TGAAGAAAGGGTATTTTCTTCAATTTAGAGAGTATGCAATAACGTCGGTCACAAAAAATATTCCATAAGTATTGAAGTAACTACTTTTGGAATATGCATTAACTTCAGCTAGATTATTCGACCTTTAAATGGAACTGTATTTCCTTTACAGCGATATTGGCGTTGTTTTTGGCTTCTGCTAATGTGGCTCCTTCTGCAATGACATATGCATAGCGATGGCCCATAGATAATGGCGGGGTGAGCAAGGTTCCTCTTTTTGGCTTCACATATACATCCACAACACCTTCAGAATTAGTAGCTCTGTTTTTTCCAATCACCTTTTCCAAAATCCCTTTTCTATTTACAATAGCGTATTTTGTAAAGACGAACTTTCTGTGCCTAGGCTCAACATTTGGTTGTTCACCTAAAAATAATTTCAGCGTTTCTTCCACTAAACTGAATCCGAATGCAGCGAGAATCATACTATTCATGGCACCTCCAGAGATTCTAGGATTGATCTCAATGAGCTTCCAACCTTGTTTTGTCAAACGAAGCTCTAGATGCAGCGTACCATTTTCGATGCCAAATGCGCTGACGATCGAATTGAGCACTGCCTCAATACTTGTTTGAATATCCATTGGGACTTCCGCAAGCACACCATAACCGGTAATAATAAAACGTTTACCCTTCGTAATTTCTTGTTCAATAATGCCGATAATATGTGGCTGCTGTTTATAGACAAGTGCTTCTACTAAGTATTGTGGACCTTCAATATACTCCTCAATCATAATTGTTTCACCGGGGCTTTTGCTTTGGAGAAATCTGAGATGCTTTTCTAGCTGCATTTTATTTGTAGCTAATAGTACGTCTTTAGAACCGGTTGATTTTGGAGATTTTACAATGAGTGGAAATACCTTGTTAAAAGTAACTAATTCGTTTGGCTTGATGAGGTAGAATTTCGGCGAATAAGGTTGATCCTTTAGGAAATTCCTTGTTTCCTCTTTATCCTCCATCATTTCAATGGCTTTTGATGACGAATAGTTTTGACAAAATTCATCACATAAAATGGAGGCAATATGAACAAAGGGATCTACAAAACTAACAATGGTTTTAATCACTAATCCGTTTCCGCATAAACTACGAATCTCCGCTTTCATTGCTTCTATATTCGAAGTGTCAATCAAAATCATTTTATGAATATCTGGATATGCTTTTCTCTGCTGTAATTGCTTTTCGTTGTTTGTGAAAAGCACTGTCAAGTAGCCCAATTTTTCAGCTGCTCTTGTTGCTTCACGGCTTGACCCCGATTTGTTAGTACCGATAAATATAATTGCTTTCAACTATGTCACTCCTCTAATTGATACTTCCGTTCTTACTACATATTCTATAGGTATGATAATAAATAGTTTTCATCTGGTTATGTATCACGTCTTTATCCAATCATCTTTTGTCAAGGTACATATGATAGATAATGAAGGAGTGTGAATTGAAATTAAGCCTATCACGGTAAAAAATTTAGCAGTTATTGTTTCAGGTGAATGGATGCAAGGTTCAGATAATGAAATGATCCAGTACGGCGCCTATCGTCTAAAACAGGTTAAAAATTCAAATACAGCTCTTTTTACAAGTAAGCGAATAATTAACTGGAAAAAGCTTGAACCATTTACTCCTCTCGTGCTTGTAACAGACTGGCCTTATAGACAAAAAGAGATTCCTAAAGGTGTAATCACCATTAAAGTAGCTAATGTAGAAGAAGCGTACTGGAAATTTGTGCACTTCTACCGTTATCAATTTCAAATACCCGTTGTGGCCATCACAGGAACTTCTGGAAAAACGACGACGAAAGAGATGATTAAACATATTCTATCTTTTGAAAAAAAAGTGACGGCAACAATTCTTAGCAGTAATTCTAGAACGGCTTTTTTGCAATATTTACTCAGCATAGAAGATGATACTGAAGTAGCCATTTTCGAAACAGCTGTCGGCTCACCTGGGGATATAAGTAATGCAGGTAATTACTTCAAACCGACAATCGGGATTATCACAAATATCGGGGCACACCATTTAAATTATTGCAAAACTCTAGACGGTTATATCCAGGCAAAGGGCGAGATGGTGCAAGCTATTGATCCTAAAGGTACATTAATAATCAATATAGAGGACGTCAACACAAGTAAAGTAGATATGACGAGTTTTCGCGGGCGCATTATTAAAATTGGTAAGGATGCGTCTTGTGATTTTAGAGCAAGTCATATTCGCTACACTCAAGACGGCATGCAATTTATTCTGCATCACAAGATGAAAAGTTATGACATATTCATACCAGGATTTGGTGAGCATCAAGTGTATAACGCACTTGCTTCCATTGCGGCGGTTTATGAAATGGGTGTAACAATTCCAGAGGCTGCTGTTCAGTTACAATCATTCCGACAGTTGAATAAACATCTACAACTGTTTGAAGGTATCAATGACTCAATACTGATAGATGATACATGGAGTATTACAACGACTTCCTTAAGCGCTGCATTAGAAGTATTAAATGCACTTGGAAAAAGCAAAAAAAAGGTGGCAGTCATTGGCACGATTACGGATTTAGGGTCAAGTGGATATATTATTCATGAGCAGGCAGGGGAATTGATTCATGACATTGGTGTAGATGTGCTGATCACCATTGGGGATCATGCTAAAATCATTGCTGACCATGCTGTGAAATTAGGAATTGGCGTCCCAGTCTATTCGTTTAAAAATAATGTCCTTGGTTACCAATTATTACATGATATTGTGGATGCCAATACGATTGTACTAATAAAAGGGGATATGTACAGCAAATCAATACATGAGTTAGCCTCAAAAATGAAGAAATCATCTTTACCCACTGAATAGAGTTATTATTCAGTGGGAATTTTTTAGTGGATAAGAAAGTACAACTTACCCATCCACAGTGATAAGGACATCAACTCGCTCTATTTTGGACGAGTTTTGTTTTTCAAATGCTAGATAGAAAAGTAAATCTTCTCTACTACTACGTGACAAATACTGTGCCTTCGAAGTCCCCACGATAATATATTGTAATAATCTAATAAGAAGGGAGAGAAATATATGGGTGTAATTTGTCCTTGTGGGGTAATTGTTAATGCAACTAAACAAAGAGAAAACGTCAAATTTGACGGGGTGCGGGGTACGATTACTGGGAATTTGACGTATCTAGCAGATGTTTGTGTGACGACACTTGCTTCTTCTACACTTTCATTAGCATTTGATGATACAGAGACGCCAAATCAATTTAGCTTCTTGTTTACGGCCAATGCCATCACTAGTGTTACATGTGTAAGGGAAGGGCAGAACTGTGTTGTTACAGTAAAAGGTACAGGAACGATTGGAATGCAGGAGTTTTCTTTTGAAGCAACTTTTAGG
Proteins encoded in this window:
- a CDS encoding ATP-grasp domain-containing protein, with the translated sequence MKAIIFIGTNKSGSSREATRAAEKLGYLTVLFTNNEKQLQQRKAYPDIHKMILIDTSNIEAMKAEIRSLCGNGLVIKTIVSFVDPFVHIASILCDEFCQNYSSSKAIEMMEDKEETRNFLKDQPYSPKFYLIKPNELVTFNKVFPLIVKSPKSTGSKDVLLATNKMQLEKHLRFLQSKSPGETIMIEEYIEGPQYLVEALVYKQQPHIIGIIEQEITKGKRFIITGYGVLAEVPMDIQTSIEAVLNSIVSAFGIENGTLHLELRLTKQGWKLIEINPRISGGAMNSMILAAFGFSLVEETLKLFLGEQPNVEPRHRKFVFTKYAIVNRKGILEKVIGKNRATNSEGVVDVYVKPKRGTLLTPPLSMGHRYAYVIAEGATLAEAKNNANIAVKEIQFHLKVE
- a CDS encoding UDP-N-acetylmuramoyl-tripeptide--D-alanyl-D-alanine ligase yields the protein MQGSDNEMIQYGAYRLKQVKNSNTALFTSKRIINWKKLEPFTPLVLVTDWPYRQKEIPKGVITIKVANVEEAYWKFVHFYRYQFQIPVVAITGTSGKTTTKEMIKHILSFEKKVTATILSSNSRTAFLQYLLSIEDDTEVAIFETAVGSPGDISNAGNYFKPTIGIITNIGAHHLNYCKTLDGYIQAKGEMVQAIDPKGTLIINIEDVNTSKVDMTSFRGRIIKIGKDASCDFRASHIRYTQDGMQFILHHKMKSYDIFIPGFGEHQVYNALASIAAVYEMGVTIPEAAVQLQSFRQLNKHLQLFEGINDSILIDDTWSITTTSLSAALEVLNALGKSKKKVAVIGTITDLGSSGYIIHEQAGELIHDIGVDVLITIGDHAKIIADHAVKLGIGVPVYSFKNNVLGYQLLHDIVDANTIVLIKGDMYSKSIHELASKMKKSSLPTE